The following nucleotide sequence is from Fusobacterium sp. SYSU M8D902.
TATATTTGCTAACATCTTTAATACTCGATCTCCATATTGACGGCTATGTAACTGGTTAATTTCTTTAAAGTTATCAACTCCTATAATCATCATTCCAAGATTATTTATTCGAGTATTTTTTAATTTTTCACAAAAGTGCTGAAAAAATTCAGTAAATTTCATTAGTTTGGTAATATTATCTATATTAGTTTGTTTTCCTAAAATTGATATTGCACTTATAAGTAACCAAGGATCTCCATTTTCATCTCTTATAATACTTCCCTTGTGTTTCAACCAAATATTTTTCCCTCTAATATCTTTTACACGATACTCAATATCATTATAGTCATACTCGCCCTTTATTAAACCTAAAGTTGCCTCTTTAAATTTAGATAAATCTTTTTCATGAACAATTTTTTTCCAGTATGTGTAAGGATTTTCAACTATTTCTGAAGGTAATCCAATTTTCTTTGGGAGAATTTTAGGAAATTTAAAAGTCATTGTTTTTATATCACCAATTACTATAAAATCCTCATTTATTTTTTCTAAAATTGGATATATTTTTTCAAAATTCTTACCGGCTAATTCCATTATTTCATCTCTTTTTTTCAAAACAAGAGAATCATTAACTTTGATGTTGCTATTAGCTTTTTCAATCATACTCTTTCCTCTCTCAACTAAACTTCGAATCTTTCTTGAATTTTTTATATAGTTAGATATTCCCTTATATTATACATTATTTTTTTTTAATTTCAAAATGTTTTTTCTTTAAATTACTCTTCCCAACAATCTATATTTTTCAACTCTGGAATAGAACTTTTCTTAAATTTAGGATCTAGCCCTCTAGCTTTTTGTTCTCTATAATCCTTTAATGCCTTAATCGCTATATTTCCTATTAAACTTATTGCAATTAAATTTATAATTGCCATTATTCCCATAAAAAAATCTGCTAAATTCCAAACGACCTGTATCTTAGCTATACTTCCAAACATAACCATTCCTACAACTGAAACTCTATATAAAATTAGCCATAATTTTTTTCCATTTAAAAACTCTATATTAGCTTCTCCATAGTAGTAATTTCCTATTATTGAAGAAAAAGCAAACATTAGTATACAGATAGCTATAAAAATACTTCCCCAGCTTCCTATCTGTGAAACTAAAGCCTCTTGAGTCAACTGTATACCATCAGATACTCCTTTAGTATTTTCTCCAGAGATAAGGATTATAAAAGCTGTAGCTGAACATATTAATAAAGTATCAGTAAATACTCCCAGAGTCTGTATTAATCCTTGTTTTGCTGGATGAGATACATTAGCTGCTGCTGCTGCATTAGGAGCACTTCCCATTCCCGCTTCATTTGAGAATAGTCCTCTCTTTACTCCTTGCATTACAATAGTTCCTATTCCCCCAGCAACTGCTTGATTTACTCCAAATGCACCTTTAACTATCTGTAAAAATATCTCTGGTACCATCCCAATATTTTTTACAATAACAAATACAGCTATAGTCACATAAGCCACTGCCATTATTGGTACAACATACTCTACAACTTTAGCTATTCTTCTTACTCCACCAAATATTATAATCCCAGTTAATACAGATAAAATTATTCCTAAAGTTTTTTTATCTATGAAGAATGCTTTTTCAAAAGCCAGTGTTATAGTATTTGCCTGTACTGAATTAAATATCAATCCAAATACAATAGTTATTATAATTGAAAAAAGTACTCCCAGCCACTTTAAGCCTAAGGCTTTTTCTATATAATAAGCTGGTCCACCTCTAAAATGATCTCCATCTTTCTCTTTATATATTTGAGCAAGTGTACTCTCTACAAAGCTTGAACTTGCACCTATAATTGCCATTATCCACATCCAAAATACTGAACCTGGTCCTCCAATAGTTATTGCTATTGCTACTCCTGCTAAATTCCCTGTTCCTACTCTTGAAGCTGTAGATATGCAAAATGCCTGAAAAGATGATATTCCTCTATGACCATCCTTACCCTTTATAGCTCCCTCTCCAAGTAACCTAAACATCTCTTTTAACATTCTAAGCTGAACAAAACCTGTTTTAATAGTAAAATATACTCCTATTACTATTAACATAGCTATTAAAATATATGAGCTTGAAAGATTAATTAATTCTCCTAAAAAATAAAATATATTATTCACAACTCCTCCTAAAATAATTACTTTTTATATGATAAACTATTTTTAAAGTTATGTCAATATTTTTAATTAATCTTTCATTAAAATACCATATATTTTTTTAATGTTTTTATTTCTAAAAAAAATACTACAACCCTATAAAAGAGTTGTAGTATCCATTTTTATATCTATTTAGTTCTATCTGAAATTATTGCTCCTGAAGCAGCTCCAACTCCTGCTCCTATTATTGTTCCTGTGTCTCCACCTATTATGTGTCCTGCAACAGCACCAACTGCAGCTCCCGTTGCTACGTGTTTCTCAGTCCTTGTACAACCTCCTAACACAGTTAACACACTACATAATAGTATTACTATTCCTACTTTTTTCATAAATATCACCTCAAGAATATTTTAATGAGTTTTGCTCTATAATTGTAGGATAACACATTTCAGATTTTTTTTCTACCCTTTATTTATTTAATTTTTGGGAAATACTTTGTATGTAGCAATTCATGAGCTTTATGACTTAATGGATAATCTAAATATTTTTCATACATAGCTTTTACATATGGATTTTCATGTGATCTTCTGATCTCTAATTCTCTATCTATATTATTTAATCCTTCTGCTCTCTTCTCTAAAGTGATCTGTTTCTTTAAGGCTTTTGGCTGTCCACCTCCACCGATACATCCACCTTTACATGCCATTATCTCTATAGCGTGGAAGAACTCCTCTCCTGCTCTTATCTTATCAAGCATTTTTGCAGCTTCTTCAAGACCGTGAGCAACTCCTATTCTAAGTTCAATATGACCTATTGTCAATTCAGCTACTCTGAATCCTTCCCAACCTCTTAGTTCAGTAAATTCTATATTATCTAAGTGAGTTCCAGTTATCATCTCTACAGTTGTTCTAGTAGCAGCCTCTATAACTCCACCTGTTCTACCAAATATGATACCTGCTCCTGAATACTGTCCTAATGGATTATCAAATTCCATATCCTCAACTTCATTTAAATCTATTCCTGACTCTTTAAATATTTTAATTAACTCTCTAGTAGATATTACATAGTCAGTATCATAGTTATCTCCTCTAGAGAACTCTGGTCTAGCTGCTTCATATTTTTTAGCAAGACAAGGCATTATTGCTACTGAAGCTATCTCTTCTCTTGTAAACCCTTGCTCTTTTGCCCAAATATCTTTAGCTATTGTCGAGAAAATCTCCATAGGTGATTTTGCTGTTGAAGGTACATCCATCATATCAGGATAGTTTTGCTCTATGAATTTTACCCAAGCTGGACAACATGAAGTAAGTATTGGAAGTTTTACTGTATCGTCACCTTTATAGTATCTCTCTAATCTCTCTTGGAACTCAGCAGCTTCCTCCATTATAGTCATATCTGCAGCCCAAGTAGTATCAAATACATAATCTACTCCTAATTTTTTAAGAGCTCCTACTAATTTTTTCTCTACGTTTGTTCCAGCTTCAAATCCAAAAGCCTCTCCTATTGCTACTCTTACAGCTGGTGCTATCTGTACTACAACTTTTTTATTAGGAGTAGCTAAATCTCTTAATAGATTTAAAGTATGATCTCCTTCAAATATAGCTCCTACTGGACATGCAGCAACACACTGTCCACAGTGAGTACATCTATCATTATCTATCTCATGTTTCTCTTTTAATTTTCCATCTATACACTTTACCGGACAAACTCTTGCACAAGCTGTACACCCAATACATTTATCTGTAATTCTAAATTTTAATAAGTGGATACACTCTCCTGCTGGACATTTATGCTCCTCTATATGTTCTTCTATCTCATGATAAAACTGCTCAATACTTTCTAGTATTAAATTGTGTTTTTGATTTAATTTTGTTTTTATATTATCAGAAAGATATCTTAATAGGTATACGTCTCTCATTGTTGCTTTTCCTTTAGAGATTCTATCTAAAATTCTCCAGATTCTTTCAATCTCATCCTGAACAGCAAGATATTGCTCATACTCACTATTTTTAATCTTTCCTATTAAAAATTCTATGTAGAATTTTGCAAAAGTTATAATACAATCCTCTTCAGAAAGTATAATTATATTTTTATCCACTCCTTCTGGGAACAAGCTAAAGTCTATTACTTTATCTAAACTCTTTGCTGTTAAAAATCCTCCAAAAGGAAGTCCAAATTGGGCAGCTTTAAACTCTTTTTTATTTTTTATTCCACCAACTAATCCAATAACATCTCTTAAAGTTGAATTTTCAGGAATCTCTATAGCTCCTGGATTATTTACCCTTCCTGCTACTGTTACTAATTTTTCATTGTTTTGTTCACTTGCTTTTCCCTCTAAATCTTCTACCACTGAGAAAACCGAACCATATGAACTTTGAAGAATAAATCCTTTATCTGACATCTGTCCTCCTTAATTTAATAAAATATTAAAACTTACTTAACTTTGTAAAATACACCTTTACTCTTTTATTCTATACTATATATTATTTTAACCAATAAACTATAAAATTTCAAGTTATTTTTTTACTATTTTAACATTTTGGACAAGGTTTTTTCATTAAAATGTAAAAAAATGACCCATCTCACAATGAGTCATCTTATTTTATAACAAACTTTTAAATACAATGGTTATAAATGATACAATTAAAATTTTCATCATTAAAACTTTTTGATAAATTGGCATCTTTAATGTTAAAACATAGTGTTTTAGTGTTACATAACCTCTATACTTTCTCTGCCCATTTAAAAACATAAAAACTTCAAACGTTATTACTAACAATATATTAAATACCAAAGTTTTCACCATTTCTCTACCCTCTGTAATAAATTGTTAAACCTTTTAAAAAGTTTCTGATGTACTTATCTCCACACTCTCTATAATTTTTATGATCCTCTTTTCTAAATACAGCACTTAATTCAGAAGATGATAGTTCTAAACCTGCTAATTTAAATATGTGTAACATATCTTCACTTTTTAATGAAAGAGCTATTTTTAATTTTTTTAGAATTATATTATTTATATTATTCTTAGTCATCTTAACAGGTGTATACTCTTTCCCATCTTTTGGCTCCTGTTTACCTCTTTTTAAAATAATAAGCCCATCTAAAAAACTCTCTAAAGCTTTATTATTACATTTTAAGAAATCCTCTTCTCCCTCTCTTTTTAAAAGATTTATAAGATCTTCATGAGTAATTGGATTCTCTCCATATTTAAAGATATCTAACATTGTTTTATCTTTAATATTTAAAGCATATCTCACTCTTCTTAATATATCGTTATTTAACATTTTTCCTCCTAAAATATAGATACTCTACTACATTAAATAGTATACCATTTAATAATATCAATTTAATAAAGAAAAGAGGACATCACTATCCTCTTTATACTCTTTCTGGCGCTCCCAGAAGGATTCGAACCCTCGACCCTCTGATCCGAAGTCAGATGCTCTATCCAGCTAAGCTATAGGAGCTATTACTACATTCTTTCAGCTATTAATTTTGCTGCCATCTCTTCAGCAATAGCTTCTAGTTTCTCAATATCCTCAGCTTTTGGAGTTCCTTTTACTTCAACTGGTTCTCCAACTACTTCTATTCCTTTTAAAGAGTCAGCAAAGGCTTGTATTCCTCTTACTCCTCCACCACTCCACATCATAGTTCCAAAAATTCCTAGATATCTATTTTTTAATCCATAGTTTTCTAATTTATGTAATAATGGTTGTACTTTTGGATATACAGAGTTATTATGTGCACAAGAACCTATAATTAATCCTTTATATTTCCAAATTTCACTTACTATGAAACTTAAATCTGTTTTAGAAGCATCATATATTTTGATCTCTTTTATTCCACAACAGTTTAATTTTCTTCCAATTACCTCAGCCATTTTTGCAGTATTTCCATACATACTTCCATATACTATTACTACACCCTCTGTTTCTGGCTCTAATTTTGCCCAAGTCTCATATAGAGATACAACTTTTGCAATATCTTTTCTCCAAATTAATCCGTGTGAAGGACAGATAAATTTAATCTCTAATCCTCCTAGTTTTTTAATAGCATTTACTACTTGAGGTCCATATTTTCCAACTATGTTAGAATAGTATCTTCTCATTTCACTTTGATAAAACTCAAAGTTTACTTGATCGTCAAAAATACCACCATCTAATGCTCCAAAACTTCCAAAAGCATCATTTGAGAAAAGTATTTTATCTGTTATATTATAAGTTACCATTGATTCTGGCCAGTGAACCATTGGCATCATAGCGAAAGTAAGTTTCTGAGTTCCTAAATCTAAAATATCTCCTTCCTTAATAGTTACGAAATTATCTGCTGGAAAATCTGGAGAAAATGCTTGTAGCATTCCTAAAGTTTTAACATTTCCTA
It contains:
- a CDS encoding DUF1456 family protein; amino-acid sequence: MLNNDILRRVRYALNIKDKTMLDIFKYGENPITHEDLINLLKREGEEDFLKCNNKALESFLDGLIILKRGKQEPKDGKEYTPVKMTKNNINNIILKKLKIALSLKSEDMLHIFKLAGLELSSSELSAVFRKEDHKNYRECGDKYIRNFLKGLTIYYRG
- a CDS encoding YMGG-like glycine zipper-containing protein; its protein translation is MKKVGIVILLCSVLTVLGGCTRTEKHVATGAAVGAVAGHIIGGDTGTIIGAGVGAASGAIISDRTK
- a CDS encoding [FeFe] hydrogenase, group A; this encodes MSDKGFILQSSYGSVFSVVEDLEGKASEQNNEKLVTVAGRVNNPGAIEIPENSTLRDVIGLVGGIKNKKEFKAAQFGLPFGGFLTAKSLDKVIDFSLFPEGVDKNIIILSEEDCIITFAKFYIEFLIGKIKNSEYEQYLAVQDEIERIWRILDRISKGKATMRDVYLLRYLSDNIKTKLNQKHNLILESIEQFYHEIEEHIEEHKCPAGECIHLLKFRITDKCIGCTACARVCPVKCIDGKLKEKHEIDNDRCTHCGQCVAACPVGAIFEGDHTLNLLRDLATPNKKVVVQIAPAVRVAIGEAFGFEAGTNVEKKLVGALKKLGVDYVFDTTWAADMTIMEEAAEFQERLERYYKGDDTVKLPILTSCCPAWVKFIEQNYPDMMDVPSTAKSPMEIFSTIAKDIWAKEQGFTREEIASVAIMPCLAKKYEAARPEFSRGDNYDTDYVISTRELIKIFKESGIDLNEVEDMEFDNPLGQYSGAGIIFGRTGGVIEAATRTTVEMITGTHLDNIEFTELRGWEGFRVAELTIGHIELRIGVAHGLEEAAKMLDKIRAGEEFFHAIEIMACKGGCIGGGGQPKALKKQITLEKRAEGLNNIDRELEIRRSHENPYVKAMYEKYLDYPLSHKAHELLHTKYFPKIK
- a CDS encoding FprA family A-type flavoprotein — protein: MYFCTKITENVTWIGVNDRKTERFENYMPLPYGVTYNSYFIDDEKTCVIDSVEIGCASTFLDKIVECLEGRKLDYIVVNHVEPDHSSGLKEVIRIFPEVKIVGNVKTLGMLQAFSPDFPADNFVTIKEGDILDLGTQKLTFAMMPMVHWPESMVTYNITDKILFSNDAFGSFGALDGGIFDDQVNFEFYQSEMRRYYSNIVGKYGPQVVNAIKKLGGLEIKFICPSHGLIWRKDIAKVVSLYETWAKLEPETEGVVIVYGSMYGNTAKMAEVIGRKLNCCGIKEIKIYDASKTDLSFIVSEIWKYKGLIIGSCAHNNSVYPKVQPLLHKLENYGLKNRYLGIFGTMMWSGGGVRGIQAFADSLKGIEVVGEPVEVKGTPKAEDIEKLEAIAEEMAAKLIAERM
- a CDS encoding alanine/glycine:cation symporter family protein, with the translated sequence MNNIFYFLGELINLSSSYILIAMLIVIGVYFTIKTGFVQLRMLKEMFRLLGEGAIKGKDGHRGISSFQAFCISTASRVGTGNLAGVAIAITIGGPGSVFWMWIMAIIGASSSFVESTLAQIYKEKDGDHFRGGPAYYIEKALGLKWLGVLFSIIITIVFGLIFNSVQANTITLAFEKAFFIDKKTLGIILSVLTGIIIFGGVRRIAKVVEYVVPIMAVAYVTIAVFVIVKNIGMVPEIFLQIVKGAFGVNQAVAGGIGTIVMQGVKRGLFSNEAGMGSAPNAAAAANVSHPAKQGLIQTLGVFTDTLLICSATAFIILISGENTKGVSDGIQLTQEALVSQIGSWGSIFIAICILMFAFSSIIGNYYYGEANIEFLNGKKLWLILYRVSVVGMVMFGSIAKIQVVWNLADFFMGIMAIINLIAISLIGNIAIKALKDYREQKARGLDPKFKKSSIPELKNIDCWEE